The Columba livia isolate bColLiv1 breed racing homer chromosome 2, bColLiv1.pat.W.v2, whole genome shotgun sequence genome includes the window ATAACAGGTCCTCAGGCTGTGGTAATAATGATGGAGCCAAAGAAGAGCATTTCCAAATCTCGTACTTCAGCTGCTTCGGTCAGTTCATAAAAACTCTAATTTCCACTGCCTCCCTTCTTTACTGGTTTAAATAGACTTCCCTCAGAACTCTAAGGGAAAAGAATGACAGGGGACACAGATTTAACACTGTTAGAGATGGGGTTTGTCCCTGTTTTCTAGTCTGGAGCTGATAAATCACAGCTCTTGAAAATATAcatcccattaaaaaaaaatcaacaacaacaaaactattTACTTTGACTATGCAGTAGTTCCacataatctgctggcagtagaaactTCTTTGGTGTCAGAGTCAGGTCTTCCTGAAACCACAAATGGCCAAGTCTGTAAGCGAAAACAGgtatttcatattaaaaagaaagtatatCCTGGTATGAAACTGGAGCTTTATTACTGATAGATGTCTAACTCTGGTTCAGTTGCAAACACGTCATCAAGTTTTAGTCCCTGTGGGAAGCACAGGGAGAGCCGAGTTCCtctaacaaatattttcattacgTTTTTCATGATAATTAAATGCTCTGCAACAGGGCTGCAACGGTCAGCAACAAATGgctctcataaaaaaaaaatgcaacatctctcttgctttgcaattGTTTGCATTATTGTATAAATGAAAAAGCATATGAACTATTCAAACACAATCACTCTGCATTAGATAAGCAACCTTTTTACCCCCGTGGCACGCATCAAGGCGTTTAGTTTTGTACGGATGAACTAATGACCGCTTCTCCTTCTGCTCCAGGCCAGCCCGCAGAGCGAATTACTCCTTTTTCGGACATTAGGCTTGCCTAATGCCCGAGGAATTTATTTCTTTAGGGTCCCCTACTCCGACTCCCCAGAACAGACACACCCGCCATCACCGCAGGCCAAACTCGGCTCTCGGATCGCTCCCGGGGCGAGGATGACCGGGGATTTAAGAAGGGGTCGGGGCCACCCCCGGCTTCTCCGACAGCGGGCACAGATTGAGCGCTGCCAACCCTGCTCGGGAGGTGCAGGCCAGAGGGGCTACCCCGGGCGGTGCCCCAGGGGTTCCCCCGTGACCCTCGCGGGTGCCCCTTGCCGCGCATCCCGAAGGCGTCGGGGCCGCGCCCGGCCTCCCTCCTCCGCGCCCCCCCGCGCCGTACCAGGTTGACGGGGTGGACGTAGCCGTTCTCGTAGCgatcctcctgcagcagctgccggAGGTGGGCGATGTAGCTGGACGCCAGGCGCAGCGTGTCCAGTTTGGAGAGCTTGGTGTCGGGCGGCACCCAGGGCAGGCTCGTCTTCAGTCGGGAGAACGCCTTGCTTAGCACCCGCATCCGCGCCCGCTCCCGCGCATTGGCCGCGTTGCGCTGGGACTGTTTCCCCTCGGGCGGCGGCCCCCGCGGCCCCGACACCGCCTTCTTGCCCCCGGGGCCACTGCCCTGCGCCCGCTTCCTCTTGCAGCCACTGCCCGCCGGCCCCGTCGCGCAGCTGCCTTCGccgtcctcctcctcttcctcctcttcctcgtcgtcctcctcctcctccgccgccGACGAGTTGTCCCCCGAGGGGTAGAGCTCGCCGCGGGGCTGGCGCTTGGCCGGCGGCGTCGGGTAGTCCAGCTGCAGAGCCCGCAGGTCCATCTCGGGCAGCTCCTCCGCCTCGCTCCCGGAGCCCGTGGACATCGCCCCGGGCGGGAGGCAGGGAggcgggcggcggggcaggCGGGAAGGGGCGGACGGCCGAGGCGCGCCGGCGAGTCGGCCCAgcgcggggcggccccgccgcggaGAGTCCGTACCGGcgcgggggggggagggggcgcggAGGGGGGATGCGCCCCTTGACAGCGCTATATATCGGGTGTCCGCGGAGCAAACCATCTGCCGGGCGGAGGGGTGGAGTGGGGGTTCGGAGGAGGGGGTAGGACCCGGCGGAGCCCCGCGCCGGGGGCGGTGCCTCTCCGCGCTGACCAGCGCAACGCTGCGCGCTGGCCCGCGCAGACCCCAATACACGCGGGGATGTCTCCGGGAGTATCTGTGCTCTTGGGAGTAACGCCGCTGTGTGAAGAAGCGCTTTTCCTCCCGGATAGAGTCCTCTTCTCGCCCCGGATGAGGCAAAATGCCCCCAGGGCTGATCCCTCAAGTAGCGGGGCGCACCACTGCCCATCCCTAAGGCAGCGGCAGTCGGGCTAAGCGCCACCCGGAGCTCTACCCCAACCTGTCTGCATTCGCTGTCCCTCTCGCCTTTCTTCCGAGGTCGGGGGATTTCCCCGCCGTGTAAACCCGCACTCGGTCCCTCTCTCCGCCGCCCAGCGATGCGGCAGGACGGGGCCAAACCCGGGGTCTTCCCCTGCCCTACCTCGGGAGGCGGCTGTGCGGCCCCGTTGCCCTCCGCAGGAGCGGGCGGGGGCAGCGGGAGACGCGGCACTCTGGGGTGGGTTTGAGGTTTGTGGCAAGCAACGCAAAAAGTCGCTGGAAAGGTGCGGGCTGTGTCAGAAACTTGTTGTGAAGCTATCGAAAATAACAAACGAGTACAACGTGTCCGAGTGCTTCTTCTTCCTCAGAGCGATTAATTAAAAGCCAATTAATTGGGCTGTGTATAGCTG containing:
- the MSC gene encoding musculin — encoded protein: MSTGSGSEAEELPEMDLRALQLDYPTPPAKRQPRGELYPSGDNSSAAEEEEDDEEEEEEEEDGEGSCATGPAGSGCKRKRAQGSGPGGKKAVSGPRGPPPEGKQSQRNAANARERARMRVLSKAFSRLKTSLPWVPPDTKLSKLDTLRLASSYIAHLRQLLQEDRYENGYVHPVNLTWPFVVSGRPDSDTKEVSTASRLCGTTA